One region of Burkholderia pyrrocinia genomic DNA includes:
- a CDS encoding Hsp20/alpha crystallin family protein: MTDTTQLAERGPSSVARRDTEQPTRRITLTPAVDIYEDSQGVTLWADLPGVTKDKLDVKVHDSSLSIEAEAAVTTPANLRLQHAEVREPHFARTFTLSPDFDTSKIEANLQDGVLKLTIPRRDEARPRRIEVKTT; encoded by the coding sequence ATGACTGACACGACCCAACTGGCTGAACGCGGCCCATCCTCCGTAGCGCGTCGCGACACCGAACAGCCCACGCGCCGGATCACGCTCACCCCGGCAGTCGACATATACGAGGACAGCCAGGGCGTCACGCTGTGGGCCGACCTGCCCGGCGTGACGAAGGACAAGCTGGACGTCAAAGTTCACGACAGCAGCCTCTCGATCGAAGCCGAGGCAGCGGTGACGACGCCGGCGAACCTGCGGCTGCAGCATGCCGAGGTCCGCGAACCGCACTTCGCCCGGACGTTCACGCTGTCACCGGACTTCGACACGTCAAAGATCGAGGCGAACCTTCAGGACGGAGTGCTGAAGCTGACGATCCCACGCCGCGACGAGGCGCGCCCACGGCGCATTGAAGTCAAGACCACCTGA
- a CDS encoding Hsp20/alpha crystallin family protein: protein MSDLYFGTDLFSEFDRLQQQMAQLFGGFPSSIRASRFGAFPQINIGATDESIEIVAFAPGINATELDVSVDKGLLTISGERKSTQPDTGSETRTYAQERFAGTFRRVIELPENADPDKVQARYENGCLSISIGRRESSKPRAITVQ from the coding sequence ATGAGCGATCTTTACTTCGGAACCGACCTCTTCAGTGAGTTTGACCGTCTGCAGCAGCAGATGGCGCAACTTTTCGGCGGTTTCCCGTCCAGCATCCGCGCCAGCCGTTTCGGTGCGTTTCCTCAGATCAACATCGGCGCGACCGACGAGTCGATCGAGATTGTCGCCTTCGCCCCGGGAATCAACGCAACCGAACTCGACGTATCGGTCGACAAGGGCCTGCTGACCATCAGCGGCGAACGCAAATCGACACAACCCGACACTGGCAGCGAGACGCGCACCTATGCGCAGGAGCGCTTTGCCGGCACCTTCCGGCGCGTCATCGAGCTGCCGGAAAACGCCGATCCCGATAAGGTCCAGGCGCGCTACGAAAACGGCTGCCTGTCGATCAGCATCGGCAGGCGCGAATCGTCCAAGCCGCGCGCCATCACTGTCCAGTAA
- a CDS encoding Hsp20/alpha crystallin family protein yields MNTDLKKWNPFKFLRGAARKSDAEGPESPPPSEPWRTSWPDIPRLFSREPWRAMEEFFHDPFAGRGVLERWFGDFSSSRFQPRIDVVDEGQVLRVTAELPGMEREDLKVSVEDGAIVLRGEKKQDVRSEENGCYRLERAHGSFVRTIPMPENADPDHTLAKFDNGVLTLTVPKSEPAQSTKRTIDIG; encoded by the coding sequence ATGAATACCGATCTGAAAAAGTGGAACCCCTTCAAGTTTCTTCGCGGGGCTGCCCGCAAGTCCGATGCGGAAGGCCCGGAAAGCCCGCCGCCAAGCGAACCGTGGCGGACCTCATGGCCTGACATTCCGCGACTGTTCTCACGCGAGCCGTGGCGTGCAATGGAGGAGTTCTTTCACGACCCGTTTGCAGGCCGTGGCGTGCTCGAACGATGGTTTGGCGACTTCAGCTCATCGCGCTTCCAGCCGCGCATCGACGTCGTCGATGAAGGACAGGTGCTGCGCGTGACCGCCGAACTGCCCGGAATGGAGCGCGAAGATCTGAAGGTGAGCGTCGAGGATGGGGCAATCGTGCTGCGCGGAGAGAAAAAGCAGGATGTGCGCAGCGAGGAAAACGGCTGCTACCGGCTGGAGCGCGCCCATGGAAGCTTCGTGCGCACGATCCCGATGCCGGAAAACGCCGACCCCGATCACACCCTGGCCAAGTTTGACAATGGTGTACTCACGTTGACCGTGCCGAAATCGGAGCCGGCGCAGTCCACGAAGCGCACGATCGATATCGGCTAG